Proteins from a single region of Armatimonadia bacterium:
- a CDS encoding hemolysin family protein — MDDPLIVVGAVVIVLGMGAVFLLSLAEASLLAINDITLRRLVEQGNRRARIVQQLRAGQEYLSAVIVGVNTSVIVVATMATVLLRHTLGNTESLPAELWHVGLIASILVFAELTPKTWGSLAPVKTALWVGPTVARLTVVTRPFVRLITGVSHLFVRPGDATTARRTHFVTAAEIQAAADIGEEEGVVEREEGEMLDSVIELQDTVARAIMVPRVDIVAVPRDATIQEVVGVAVESGHSRIPVYEDSIDRITGILYVADLLHELRDGHHEGDVACLARQPVYVPETKKVDELFRELRDRQVHIAIVLDEFGGTEGLVTIEDILEELVGDIEDEHDATEDDIFAVSETEALVDGNTRIAEANERLGLELPEDEYETVGGLVAGRMGRIPQVGESVREGPVELIVEQGTEQHVERLRIVKTGQESGEV, encoded by the coding sequence TTGGATGACCCACTCATAGTTGTCGGGGCTGTCGTGATCGTCCTGGGCATGGGAGCAGTCTTTCTGCTGTCACTGGCGGAGGCTTCCCTGCTGGCGATCAACGACATCACCTTGCGGCGCCTCGTGGAACAGGGCAATCGGCGTGCCCGGATCGTGCAGCAGCTTCGTGCCGGGCAGGAGTACCTGAGCGCTGTCATCGTGGGCGTCAACACCTCGGTCATCGTGGTCGCAACCATGGCCACGGTTCTCCTCCGGCACACCCTCGGCAACACTGAGTCGTTGCCGGCTGAGCTATGGCACGTCGGTCTGATCGCGTCGATCCTGGTCTTTGCCGAGCTCACCCCGAAAACCTGGGGATCGCTGGCACCGGTGAAGACGGCGCTGTGGGTCGGCCCGACGGTCGCCAGGCTTACCGTAGTGACCAGGCCCTTCGTGCGGCTCATCACCGGTGTCAGCCACCTCTTTGTGAGGCCGGGAGATGCGACGACCGCCCGCCGAACGCACTTCGTGACCGCGGCAGAGATTCAGGCAGCGGCGGACATTGGCGAGGAAGAAGGGGTTGTGGAGCGCGAAGAGGGGGAGATGCTCGACAGTGTCATCGAGCTTCAGGACACCGTCGCCCGGGCCATCATGGTGCCTCGCGTAGACATCGTAGCCGTACCCAGGGACGCGACCATCCAGGAAGTCGTCGGGGTTGCCGTGGAGAGTGGACACTCGCGGATCCCTGTCTACGAGGATTCCATTGATCGGATCACGGGCATCCTCTACGTGGCGGACCTCTTGCACGAGTTGCGGGATGGTCATCACGAGGGCGACGTGGCCTGCCTCGCCCGTCAGCCGGTCTACGTACCAGAAACCAAGAAAGTCGATGAGCTGTTCAGAGAACTGAGGGACCGACAGGTACACATCGCGATCGTGCTGGATGAGTTCGGCGGCACCGAGGGCCTGGTGACGATCGAGGACATCCTCGAGGAACTCGTAGGCGACATTGAGGACGAGCACGATGCAACGGAGGACGACATCTTCGCGGTCTCGGAAACCGAGGCCCTGGTGGACGGGAACACACGCATCGCCGAGGCCAATGAGCGGCTCGGTCTGGAGTTGCCTGAGGACGAGTATGAGACGGTCGGCGGCCTTGTAGCCGGGCGAATGGGACGAATTCCGCAAGTGGGTGAGAGTGTGAGGGAAGGGCCAGTGGAGCTCATTGTCGAACAGGGGACGGAACAGCACGTGGAACGTCTGCGAATCGTGAAGACCGGACAAGAAAGTGGTGAAGTCTAG